In a genomic window of Brassica rapa cultivar Chiifu-401-42 chromosome A10, CAAS_Brap_v3.01, whole genome shotgun sequence:
- the LOC117129043 gene encoding uncharacterized protein LOC117129043: MEVLCICGQWISKESLQWEFLVDLKRNASIISIEEDLLYEDLMKIVSEDFSVKEEEISLSYGFSLDMKCIIESFPPLSIGNTRQLRTFISKTRAFDGTCRLCVKVSTDPVSCNTQASDTFASTVPLNANPAILSTVQSEKQSLLYEGVSTVPLNALPDFSTDSASCNIQASDTFASTVPLNANPVILPTVQSEKQSFLYEGVSTVPLNALPDFSPVHIGLSPNTRVAGDIKVNSYFKTKRELMLRMKKWALEWKFEYKTVSSNKSRVLLSCVDENCTWRMRAIKLPVSDFFVVKKYVHEHTCDTTHRKANHRQASAKLLGSLISSNYGEKKEGLKPKQIIEQVRMLHGVHINYKQAWRVREEAQILVRGTPEDSYYNLSRWLYKITETNPGSLTYQHVDAAGKFKYAFVAFGPSIRGFSLMRRVIAVDGTFLKGKFNGTLLAACAQDGNYHLYPLAFAVVDAENGASWKWFFRGLSQKIPDASDLVFVSDRANSISSALEDVYPLSHHGICRIHLLRNITPTYAKTGLLPLVESAADAYTCHEFWLIFKDIKDKCPELAKYLEESDFRKWARSYAPANRYNIMTTNIAESLNSMLKMPRELPIISLLETIRLTMTTWFFERREAAAKHKHLVTPKVVQKLVSRLGAAMLLNVYQVDRSEFEVKNETMKFVVDLEKRHCTCNVFDIDKIPCIHAIAAAKHIKRDENRFVDASHLTETWAKAYAESIHPGGELSTSTYPENIDELSCPPPATKKKSGRPPTKRKRSVGEFGVPGSKSQSHKCSRCGTGGHNKITCQRPIG, translated from the exons ATGGAAGTTTTGTGCATCTGTGGACAATGGATCTCAAAAGAATCTCTCCAGTGGGAGTTTCTTGTTGATTTGAAGAGGAATGCATCAATCATTTCCATAGAAGAAGATCTACTGTATGAAGATTTGATGAAGATTGTCTCTGAAGATTTTAGTGTTAAAGAGGAAGAAATCAGTTTGAGTTATGGTTTTTCATTGGATATGAAATGTATTATTGAAAGTTTCCCCCCACTCTCGATAGGTAATACTCGTCAGCTCAGAACTTTCATTTCCAAGACTAGAGCATTTGATGGAACCTGTCGTTTGTGTGTTAAG GTTAGTACTGATCCAGTTAGCTGTAACACTCAAGCTTCTGATACATTTGCTTCTACTGTTCCATTGAATGCCAATCCAGCGATTCTTTCTACTGTGCAGAGTGAAAAACAG AGTCTTCTATATGAAGGTGTTTCTACAGTTCCTCTGAATGCTCTTCCGGATTTTAGTACTGATTCAGCTAGCTGTAACATTCAAGCTTCTGATACATTTGCTTCTACTGTTCCATTGAATGCCAATCCAGTGATTCTTCCTACTGTGCAGAGTGAAAAACAG AGTTTTCTATATGAAGGTGTTTCTACAGTTCCTCTGAATGCTCTTCCGGATTTTAGCCCTGTCCATATTGGACTTTCACCAAACACGAGAGTAGCTGGCGATATTAAGGTGAATAGCTATTTTAAGACAAAGAGAGAGTTGatgttgaggatgaagaaatGGGCTTTAGAGTGGAAGTTTGAGTACAAGACTGTCTCTTCTAACAAGTCAAGAGTGCTTTTGAGTTGTGTTGATGAAAATTGCACGTGGAGGATGCGTGCTATCAAGCTAcctgtttcagattttttcgtTGTTAAAAAGTATGTTCATGAGCATACATGCGATACAACACACAGGAAAGCCAACCACAGACAAGCATCTGCAAAGTTGTTGGGTTCTTTGATTTCCAGCAATTATGGAGAAAAAAAGGAAGGTCTCAAACCGAAACAGATCATTGAACAGGTCAGGATGCTGCATGGTGTTCACATCAATTACAAACAAGCTTGGAGAGTGAGAGAAGAAGCTCAGATTTTGGTTAGAGGGACTCCTGAAGACAGCTATTACAATTTGTCTAGGTGGTTGTATAAAATCACAGaaacaaaccctggttccttgaCTTATCAACATGTTGATGCTGCAGGAAAGTTCAAGTATGCATTTGTGGCTTTTGGTCCATCGATAAGGGGATTTTCATTGATGAGGAGAGTTATTGCAGTAGATGGTACATTTCTGAAGGGAAAATTCAATGGGACTTTATTGGCAGCTTGTGCTCAAGATGGGAATTATCATCTATATCCTCTCGCCTTTGCAGTGGTTGACGCAGAAAACGGCGCCTCTTGGAAATGGTTCTTTAGAGGTTTGAGCCAGAAGATCCCGGACGCTTCGGATCTTGTTTTTGTATCAGACAGGGCTAACTCCATTTCTTCAGCGTTGGAGGATGTATATCCCTTATCTCACCATGGAATTTGCAGGATCCATCTGCTCCGCAACATCACTCCTACATATGCGAAGACTGGGTTGCTACCTCTGGTGGAAAGCGCTGCTGATGCCTATACGTGTCACGAGTTCTGGTTAATCTTCAAGGACATAAAGGATAAATGTCCTGAATTGGCTAAGTATCTGGAAGAGTCTGATTTTAGGAAGTGGGCACGAAGCTATGCGCCTGCGAACAGGTATAATATCATGACTACCAACATTGCAGAGTCTCTCAATTCTATGTTGAAGATGCCTCGTGAGTTGCCCATTATCTCTCTCCTTGAAACTATCAGATTGACGATGACCACTTGGTTTTTTGAGCGACGCGAAGCGGCTGCGAAACATAAGCACCTGGTTACTCCAAAAGTTGTTCAGAAATTGGTATCTAGGTTAGGGGCCGCAATGTTGTTGAATGTGTATCAAGTTGATCGAAGCGAGTTTGAGGTGAAGAATGAAACAATGAAGTTTGTTGTTGACTTGGAGAAGCGGCATTGCACATGTAATGTTTTCGACATTGACAAGATCCCCTGCATCCATGCCATCGCTGCTGCTAAGCATATCAAGAGAGATGAAAACCGTTTTGTTGATGCTTCTCACTTGACAGAAACGTGGGCTAAAGCTTATGCTGAAAGCATACATCCTGGTGGAGAGTTGTCAACGTCCACCTATCCAGAGAATATTGATGAACTGTCTTGCCCACCTCCAgctaccaaaaagaaaagtggACGCCCTCctacaaagagaaagagatccgTTGGCGAGTTTGGGGTTCCTGGATCTAAATCTCAGTCCCACAAGTGCAGCAGATGTGGCACAGGAGGGCACAACAAGATCACATGCCAGAGGCCTATAGGATGA